TCATTATAGCTGTAATATCTTTGACAATGTATGCTTAATactaatatatgaatatgaatatatattattttgtaataaataaaaagcacgCTCTTATTATCTTGAACGCAAAACAACATCCTTGCATAAAATAACAATCTTTGTTTGTAAGTGTTGTATAAAATATCTATACTCCACTCAATAATGAATCAGTATATTCGAATCGCGTTTATTCTTCTTAATTTGACATAGGTATAGATACTTTCTAGACTACCTTTATTGATTATTGAGGCAATATTTGAATATCTGGTATGTCGCTATGACTTCTTTAAAATCTTAAAGCAGAGCAGCGCAGTTTTATGACTCTATAGTGAATGTAGATACATTATTTACCAATAAGTATAAAGCCTCATGTTCTCGGGAAAATACTTCCGCTGAGTAATTCTATCATTAATGTTGATGGTGACATTGGTTACCTTTGACAGAGCTAAATGTTTTCACATGAAGAATTATCAACGCGGTGGACTTGAACCTTGTGAATCCGCACAAGCCTCAAGCTATGTGATGCAGATTCGTTACGTTATTAGATTGTTTATCTACCTATTACGTTACGTGCTGGAGCTTCGGGGGGCGAGCGTGGGCCCGGAGCCCACGTGTACACAGTAATACACATGTAATGTAAACTTTTTGGGCGTTTACACTTTGCTTTATGACGGGTGGGTGAAATTCGAACTGGTTTTATGTATGACACGCAACTCTTTATGATGGAATAAGCTTTAGATATGTTTTCTACACAAGGTCTTTTTCCTTACTTTGGTCCTTAGATCCGTGATTTGGCggtccacacagaacgagccgcctcgcgaggaaattgccgcgcgacgcagctcgttctgtgtggaccTGCCATCTAATGTACGGTCGGAATAAAGCGCTGCAGCCATACGCTTGAAAGTAAATCGCAACCTAAGTTATCGACATATTGTTATACTGGCCCTTAACCAATTTCTTAGCGTTTGACGCCgtatgtatttttcatttacATCTACGTCTCCAAATAATGTACGTACATAGGTCACATATTAATATACCAGGTCACGAGATAAGTTTTGCAAGagacaaatatgaaacacaGAGGAGGCCTATCacataattatactttttaaaactatatttccaCAGGCAATGTTTTTCGGAAAAACAGttactttctttttaaaaatacttattaaaaaatagatttaaactttgtatgaaatgaaaatattgtataaaatattctaAAGTCTCTATCCCACGCGCCGCCATTTTCaaagtttaaattattaagTTTCTAAGCAAATTTAAAAAGGAAGTATATATTTTACGGCCAAACATTGTCTAAGGAAACATAGTTTTCAAAAGTATATGTGATAGATCAcctctttgtttcatatttgtctattgcaaaacttatctagtgACCTATGTACTTAGTTGTATATGCATTGATTGAACTATTTGTGACAGGTGATGGAACTGGAGTCGAAGCTATCTGAGGCGCAGAAGGAGTTCATCGAGGGCGCTCCGACTCGCGCCAAGCGCACCCCTGCCGAGTGGATCCCGCGCCCACCGGAGAAGTTCTGCCTCACCGGTCACCGCGCCACCATTACCAAGGTACTCCTCAAAATGTGCCTGCACGCCCTAATCTAGAATTTGCCTGGTTCGTAGTTATCGGAAATACGTCGGAAGAGATTTTCACATTTACATACTTGCTGCTCACACAATGAACGAGAAAATGTAGCGCTATGTGCGAAAAAAAAGTATCGAGATCTAGATCTAAAGCGGGTGATACCAGGGTATGTTTACTATGTTTATTTAATCCCACATTATTTTCTAATCCACAAGCTCTGTAACTGTAATCTTTACTTAACCAACCTAATGACCAAACACTGCTGTATGTAAAACAGACAAATGTATGCTTGTAATAATCAAATCATTTCACGTGATGTAATAAATGTCCTCATAAAAATTAATTGTTGTCTACCTCTGATCTGTGTTACGAGTAAATATTTATCTTCAATGAATATTTCCTTCCAATGTTCGCCCCGGGGTTCTCGGACATTACcagataataaaattcaagtAAAAAACCTTGTCTGTGAAAATCTGATGTGTTCAATGCTTTGCaaattttacacaaataaacGTCGACGAGTTGTTTGTGAGGCGAGTTGTTAGTAAGCGAAGACGTCCGACAAAAACCTTTATACAATATCCCAAAAAGCATGTTGCATCCTCGCGGCAAGACTAATGAGCACTAGGTATTCATTAGATCGTGGTactaaaagcttttatttaaccttaCCGCTCAATCTGTGTTATGCGGCTGTGTAGTGAAACCTCGGAAAGGTTTCGCACAATAGAAACTGGGcgcgttttaaaaaaaatatttgccacCCGGGGGGGTACTTATTATAGTCAATAATATCAGtttgtttatatttgtaaaaaaatgtacataaattATTGACTTCGTCGAGACAAGGTAAGTTAGCATTATTTTCATTCTCCGATTTGGTAAGATTTCAAAAGTGTACCATGCCATTCTTGGTATACCTACCAATTTACCGATCTATCGATTTTGATGGATTTtaggaacactaaaaataaataatttaatttaatttaaaagcgaaaacatatttaaatctTGATCATAATGTTGaaattaacattaacataaaCATTATAATCCATATTGTTCATGAAACCCGAATAACCTGAtctaaatatacaaatacttctTGCTCAGATGAACAATTGCATAGAAAGCAAGACATATATGAAAGTTACTCATTATTCCATTATGCGCTTTTGATATACGTGAGATCAAATCACATAATAGTGTGTCATTGTTCCAAGCAAGTCAACATCAATATATcaataatgtattgtttttaaatataactaaaacctggccgtaaatataactaaaacaTAATTATGCTTGCATAAAACAAGGCCAATAACAGTCATCCATTGAGTTTCATTAtgtaacaattaaaaataacaaaaataaaaaaacacgaaaatgtacaatacatacacacaaatgCTCGCTGCGCTAGAAGTACCTACTACATATtggttttaaaatgtttaagtaatatagtttaattcaattcttaaaattattttaaatttcactTAATTTAATTCCGAGTGTAATACATACATGTAAACATTTGACAAAAGTATAACCTGAAAAATATGTGTAGTCAGTGAGATGACCTTTGGCGTAATATTTGACCATCCCACACACTCTTATGTTGTCAGTTATGGGCGTTATGGCACTTATGGCGTGACCGCTTAATGTTGTTATTTAACTTGATCCAATGTTGATAACTTGTTTTAAAAGACGCTGACACACTTTAATTAATGGTCGGCAAATGTATCTTAGGCGCAATCGGCGCAATAGTTAAAATTAATCTACCATTTATAATCTGAAATAATAGGAGTAATAGTGAAATATGTTTAGAGAAAATAAAGCTATTCGGAAgtaatctataggtataaattaaaatacgttTAGAACAAATTAACTATAACGTACTTCTGAAATTTTGATTcgaggtgtttttttttcagtctattagtgtgtcccactgctgggcaaacgCCTCCCCTATTTCCCGCCATTCTTTACAAAATgtatcgtcccgccatctccgttttaGTCTTCCTTTGCCCCGAGATCCATCCGGTGGGACCCAGTCTGTGGCTAGTTTGGCCCAGCGTCCCGGGTGCATTCGGCAGAGAGaaacacagagagagagaggagTACAGAAATCGAACATATACAAGCTGTCTTGATTTGAGAAATCATTTGTCTGTGGGTCTATAAGTTACTTAATCTAGTTTCCTCTCAGCATCATACTTTTATATTTGTGCAAAAACATACGAACTTTTTATAAATTCTAGTGTATCTTTTCCAGGTTATATTCCACCCCGTCTTCAGTTTGATGGTCTCCTCGAGCGAGGACGCCACCATCAAAGTGTGGGACTTCGAGAGCGGCGAGTACGAACGAACCCTAAAGGGGCACACCGACTCCGTTCAGGACATCGCCTTCGACCACCACGGCAAACTACTTGGTAAGTGACAGGTTATATACCGCCTTGTATTGTCTTCTCAAAGTGGGACTTCGAGAGCGGCGAGTAATTTCCGGTGAAGGATACTGCGCCCAGCGGTAGGCCTGATATCGAAAACCTATATTGACATTACCGCTTATAAAAGCAGCAGCATAAGTGCTTCGCTACAcagaaagtttattttaagtttaagtttattttaacataattgtCACATTTCTGGCTTGGTGTACGATATCATTGTTATCGGTTCCTCCTCCCTGTACCTACATTGCACATAACCTATTCCCGTGACATTGAAGTATTACTACTTTTGTTTCTAGACTTATAGTTCATATTATTGTAGATACCGTAAATAGAAACTGAAAATACTTGTAAGTAGTAAGGTTTTACGTGTGCTTATCTCAAACACACTTATCGACGATGTGCTGCATCGTGATTGCACACTAATCATTGTCACAAATCTAATACATCATACGTATTATTATTACCCACAAGCCAACCTTTTCACAGTCACTATAGCATTTTCCCACCTGTTTCATAAGAGATATGCATCTATAATACTTTTTAATCTGATggcattattaatattttatgatgCCAAGACGAAGGTACAGACTACAGTCACAGAAAGCAAAGTTTTATCATGTTTAAACCTTCACTATATAGAAAAAAGCTGAAAATTTACAATCCGCTCtatctttataaaaaaaaagatcattCCCAGCATGCGATAAAATTAACCACGCTATAAAACCATTAAGGCAATACCAAGTCATATCCAATTAAACCGGACACCTTTATTTCCCAGTTTCCTGCAGCGCGGACATGTCGATCAAACTGTGGGAGTTCAACCAGACGTTCGAATGCGTGAAGACCATGCACGGTCACGACCACAACGTGTCGTCCGTCGCGTTCTCGCCCAGCGGCGACATCGTGTACTCGGCCAGTCGCGACAAGACCATCAAGGCCTGGGAGGTCGCCACTGGGTAAGTTCAATCATTCTCTAACcaataatcaaaattaaaattcgtCTGCCTCCAACGTCCGCCGTTTTCGGCAGTgaataatgtaatgatttgaTAGGAGGCGAAGGGATAATGCCCCTGTACGTGAAATTTAAACCGCACACTATATTCACTGACTACACTATATTCATTTACGACGCAATGAAATATTCGAGCCGAAATTGTGGGAGGAGGAAAAAATCATTGCACTATTTAGTCATTAAATGTTATTAGTGCATTggtgttttatataaatgtttatgtatatatgATGTCGATATTTCAGTAGAAAATGGCGTAAAAACCAAAATATGTCCACATATTTTGGATTTCCTAgattaaaagaagaagaaaattgcCGCAGTTTTCTTAAGACGGTTTGCCAGATTATAAGTGACCATGTCCATTGTCTTCGTTCGCAGATACTGCATCAAGACGTACAAGGGGCACCGCGAGTGGGTGCGCATGGTGCGCGTGTCGCCGGATGGCTCGCTGCTCGCGTCTTGCTCTAACGACCAGACCGTGCGCATCTGGAACGCGGAGACCAACGAGTGCAAGGTAAACAAGTACATATGAAAAATCTAATAGTAATTACCTATGAAAGCTTACTGAAAGTTTTTATATGTGATAGAAGTGTGGATAGTAAGTAATTCTATAACGAATAATAAACATGatgaaaaagaggaaaaatattttagtttttttttttttttcaaacgaCCTATTGACATTATTGTGATTTTAGGCCGATCATAGATGATTGTTCGTGATATCATTATCAGGCCATTTACGATGCGTCCTATGGGTCGTATACGTATATAAGTATTGTACGGTTATGGCTGGGCCCAAGCCTCAACTCTTAAAGTTTCATCACAGTACAAAATTTGCAGCGAGCGCTTCGCCCCGCGTGCGCTTAAAGACCCGGCTACGACTTtgtgcggcggcggcagcggcgagctgCAGCCATAGGTGGGACTGAAAGCTCCGATCGCTATTTCTTGCTCTCACCTATGTTTGAGTGGcaggctgccgccgccgccgcacggaGTCGTGGCTGAGCCGTTACGTTATCTATCTGCTCGATCATACAGAGAGAGTGATAGAGCACGACGCGTCGCCGGGGTAACGGGGCGCGCTAGCGATGTTCTTCGTTCAAGCGCGCGACCACCCCGCTCATGCCCTGTTGCAATGCAACATAACCTACGGCTAAGCCTCTTCTAAGGACTGTGGTATTCAAGTAACtttactatatatataaaacgaCCTCGTTTGAGTTTAGATGGAGCTCCGCGAGCACGAGCACGTGGTGGAGTGCATCGCCTGGGCGCcggcggccgccgcgcccgccatCAACGAGGCGGCCGGCGCCGACAACCGCCGCGCCTCCCACACCGGACCCTTCCTCGCCTCCGGCTCCAGGGACAAGTCCGTCAAGGTAACACCAACGTCacttacaatgagggctaacgcgtatgaattcgccgctaggggcgctagtgtagatggtggtcttttccatagttcgaaatgtcaaatgtcacttgtcacttcaatgactgacagctgttctttagtcttttggaccgccatcaacagaggcgccaactggtgagcaaaaaaacgatagccctcatttcaaCACTAGCTTTGACAAATTCTAAGGGAAGGCACTTACTCGGCGCACAGCGTGTCGCACATTCCCTAGCAAAGAGGTGGAGCGACGAGGACAACAAATTCATTTTAACCAAGAAGACTTGTGAACTTAACATAATTTTGAACGCAATCCGTTTATTAACTAACAAGAAAATCAATATGACGGCTTACGGTCATTTACtactaaaacttttttttaattttgtaatagggCATCTCCGACTCGCGTCGATACGAAACCTAAGCTGAGGTAGAACTACTATTTTGACATTCGCCTCAAATCTGTCGTAGATCTAATCCATGGACACCCTTatcattttcattcattcatttatttatttctataacaatatgatattgtGTTAGAAAAATCTTACAAACTATGTATTAGCGCATAAATAATAGCGGGACATGTCGagaaataaaattccaaaaatacaattcaaacaaaaaacaaaaaaagtacaaataaagtaggtaataaaaatgtcatcatTTATGTGTAAAGTTACATaagataattttgtaaaaacagtttaatttgCAAATATCTCGTCGATGCTGTAAATCGATCGTCGTCGATCTTGCTCGCATGCAAATTTGAAACTCATGCGTTTGTCTGTCATGTTCAGATCTGGGACGTGTCGACGGGGCAGTGCCTGGCGACGCTGGTGGGGCACGACAACTGggtgcgcggcgcggcgtggcaCCCGGGCGGCCGCTACCTGCTCACGGCCAGCGACGACAAGACGCTCCGCGTGTGGGACGTGCCGCACACGCGCTGCCTCAAGACGCTCTACGCGCATCAGCACTTCGCCACCAGCCTCGGTCCGTATACACCCCGCAGCGGACACAAATTCCGACTGGCCCCTATATAAAGGctcaccaaggtcattgtgcgacgcacccataagtaatagcgagaaagagatatcgctttttcGCTCTcagtcgcacaatgaccttggtgcggtgcgatggtgtgttacggccttaaCACTCACCAACAGGAGGCTTAGATGCAAAAGTGCATGATCAtttaatgaattcattcattcatatgtGTCCATGCAATATTGCAGCTCGAGCTCGCTGTACAGTTGTCCGACTGTTACACAACCCAAATGTTCCAACCATCACACAACACCAGTCGTCCAACCATCACACGTCACAAGTCGTACAACGATCATCCAATCATCACATCACATAACACCAGTCCAACCATCATACGTCACAAGTCGTACAACGGTCATCCAACCATCACATAACACAATCGTCCAACCATCGCACAACGGTCCAACCATCACACAATACAAATCGTCCAGCCGTCACACAACACAAGTCGTCCAACCATCACACAACACAAGTCGGTCGAATCATCGGACAACACATAAGTCGTCCAACCCTCACGCAAACACAAGTCGTCCAACTATCACACAACACAAGTTGTCCAACTATCACACAACACTAGTCGTCCAACACTCACACAACACAAGTCGTCCAACACTCACACAGCACAAGTCGTCCAACCATCACACAACACATAAGTCGTCCAACTATCACACAGCACAGGTCGTCCAACAATCACACAGCACAAGTCGTCTAACCatcacacaacacacacaaatGTCCAATCATTACAAAACACATAGTCGCCTATTCCTGGACATCACACGACACATCTAAAGTTCTTGAAATTGAATTATactaacaatattaaatacattttcaatcTAGTGCTAAACGATATTTTTTGTTCCAGATTTCCACAGGAGCTTGCCATACGTGATATCGGGCAGCGTCGATCAAACCGTCAAAGTTTGGGAGTGTCGCTAGGAGCGTTGCCATTTTAGTAACTTTAACTCACCGATGATATctttatcattattttttcaCATTAAATAGCCGCAATGAGAGCAATGTGTATTTGCGATTTTAATGGTTAAATCATTTTAGAACGGAGAAATAGTTTTgataatttattgataatgtTTCTTCCTTCGGCTCATTGTGGAGCGTTCTCGAACGTTGACGATGCTATGTCCCCTCTTAAACTCTTCATCAGATCCTCTTTACTGTAAACTTTGGATTCTCACATTCCATTCAATTATAATGGCTCATAGTAGTTTTAAGTGAATTCGGTATCTCCCAAGTGATAAGCAGAAATCCATGTAAAATCAGTTGCAAAAATAGCTACATCACACTACGTTGATACTCAATATGATAGTAGTAAATATTTGTAGTGGCGAGTAAAGTGGCGAAGATATCAAACCAACAAACTATGTAGAACAAATACCTCAAAACATAAACACTATACCCCCGTTTTTTTAAGATTAGATATTTTCTAACCTCAATTGtggtaattaactttttcttccgaaatctagggttcctatgatatctaatattgcggTACATAGATTTAATTTTGGGGGAAAAAATTACCACTACTTTTGTTGTTATATTATTTCTAATCTGAAAAAACGGACTATTATATTcctattgaaattaaaaatgtgaGTTGTTTagtaatgtatgtatttttgcaATAGGATTGTACTCAAAATATGGATGTAGCATTTGTCATGCGGCCGACGGGAACGACGGAGTGAGGAGTAAAAGCTGTGttataatttaacatttcattattctacgttttattttatagttatgGTTTATTCATAAGATTTGTTtagatataaattttatttggtaTTAATAGTTAATTTCTTACGTGTCCACTCTAGAGAAAAATATTTGTACCTCGATTTGTTTTATGGTAGTTTAGTTTACAAAATTTTTGATATTGTTGATTATTCATGACAATCGTCCTGGATGGTTGGTTGCATGCGTGCCCGGGGTGCCCGTCTCCACCATGGTGGCTCCCCGAGGCAGCCACTCCAGGGAGGATGATCGGAGTGAGCCGCCTTTGTACATATGTTTCGTGTCAGTCTCTGGTGGATCCACTCTCATTGTGCTTGTTCGCTGCCAGTGCCAACAGCATTAATGGAAGTCTCCAGGGATTTGAAACTAAATTCATACATTAGATACGTGTTCCGTTGGTTGTTGTGGGCGCTTTTTATGTGCAGTTTCGTAGGGACTTATTTTAAGTTTTGGCGATTCAAAACTTTAACTATAAGTTAGAGTGttatatttaaaagttttaattatttattattaacgaTTAAATCTTCAGTGTATGCTGtcttgaaagttttttttacgcAGAATTGCTAGATGACAACTTAGTTCAAAACTATGCAATCGCTTACATCGACGCGTTACTATTAGATCATCCATAATTAATCATTTGAGCTTACGACGTTTAAAGTGTGTGATATTGATATGCATTAGTAATTCGTGTTATCATTTCAATCTCATTGAGGTAGCTAGATgcaaagataatatttaattatttcaattgagtttgatacaatagttattatttattgctaTTTTGAGGATTTCAATGGGTTTGAATACCCGATATTTTTACTAGGAATTAGTAGTAGTTGTAGGTGAGTATAGTCATACTTTTAGACGCTTTACCGTGTTGACGCCTATCGGAGCCCTTGTACATTGCCTGGCTCAGATATATAACGGTTGAAATTATATGAGATGAACTAGTTCTAACAAAACAATCCACACAATTATCAACCTTATTATCAATGCAAGAAAATTCAAATTAAGGTTCATCTCAATAACTTCAAGTAGAAGGTCATGCGATACTAGACTATCTATCCGACAACTTCAGCCAGTGGCTTGAGGGACCTTCATTTGTTCTAAAGAACTGAGACGTTTGTACCGTACACGTTACTTTCAGTTTTTCGAAGCAAATGGTATGTCGCCAGCAGTACAGGTTCTCCCATAAATGTGCTTGAAACCTAGTGCCCACATCAGTAACACTGTACTGGGTCACCGGCTAAATACCTATACTTAAACATTGAGATTATATTAAGCATGCGAGGGTGTACAGCGCCTGTTGTTAAGCTATAATGGTACGTATTTAGTAGCCATTCGCTTACTCAATGTGACATCGTAAATACATGGTGATATCATCTTAATTGATTTGAAGCTTGCAAACTACATTTATGTACAATTTATCAAGTAAATTATCTGCACTCAcatgaatataattattataaatgcttacagtaaaaataaaatatgtataccaaTAATTATCATCATACAAAATTCTCCGATACCTAGAGAGACCACTGAAGTAGGTATGCAATGCAGGCTACTATTACCATATATGAGAATTTTGTATTTACTCAGTAATCCTGTATTTTGtctaaatttataaatagaaaataattaccAAAATTGTAATAGAATTTGGTTTaaatattgtgtaaataaaacaattaaattatatactgTGTCTTATTGTTTTAAACTATGTATGAATCCGGATATGAGTTCTAATCTAAactaatagatggatacagtctaaggaaaaaacgtgcctcgaaaatcacgaaaatttgattctcgatcagatggcgccactagttaagAACTACTCTACAGTGAAAgaacgggtcaaaatcatataaaaataattaaagcaaataaaaaaaacatttatccatatttaaatacattttaacgtatttttataaatcttcatttttagttttaaagtatgtcgatagatggcagtgaatttaaagtggttacaa
The window above is part of the Cydia strobilella chromosome 12, ilCydStro3.1, whole genome shotgun sequence genome. Proteins encoded here:
- the LOC134746193 gene encoding lissencephaly-1 homolog: MKMVLSQRQREELNKAIADYLGSNGYTDALEAFKKEADMSGEMDRKFGGLLEKKWTSVIRLQKKVMELESKLSEAQKEFIEGAPTRAKRTPAEWIPRPPEKFCLTGHRATITKVIFHPVFSLMVSSSEDATIKVWDFESGEYERTLKGHTDSVQDIAFDHHGKLLVSCSADMSIKLWEFNQTFECVKTMHGHDHNVSSVAFSPSGDIVYSASRDKTIKAWEVATGYCIKTYKGHREWVRMVRVSPDGSLLASCSNDQTVRIWNAETNECKMELREHEHVVECIAWAPAAAAPAINEAAGADNRRASHTGPFLASGSRDKSVKIWDVSTGQCLATLVGHDNWVRGAAWHPGGRYLLTASDDKTLRVWDVPHTRCLKTLYAHQHFATSLDFHRSLPYVISGSVDQTVKVWECR